In Ciconia boyciana chromosome 3, ASM3463844v1, whole genome shotgun sequence, a genomic segment contains:
- the LOC140649839 gene encoding GDNF-inducible zinc finger protein 1-like isoform X3, giving the protein MESNAVLLESKSSPINLLNEMHQLRLLGHLCDVTVSVEYQGVRAEFVAHKAVLAATSKFFKEVFLNEKGMDGPRTNVFLNEVQVADFASFLEFVYTAKVEVEEDRVQRMLEIAEKLKCLDLSETCFQLKKQMLESVLLELQNFSESQNSEEESTTQPSVLLESKAAAVAEADQADCPLDPPDSPVDRLSNGMSPEMPATKSKEKMDKKKEMMKPPYAKIRRASGRLAGRKVFVEIPKKKYTRRLREQQKNAEVAVEENQYPQDQDPCDMEREEEQAENNIKPESEECDGNFESEENLQKSEEDKKKRGSNFKCSTCEKEFLYEKSFLKHIKHSHGIAAEIIYRCETCSQTFANRCNLKSHQRHVHSSERHFPCELCGKKFKRKKDVKRHILQVHEGGGERHQCQQCGKGLSSKTALRLHERTHTGDKPYGCTECEAKFSQPSALKTHMRIHTGEKPFVCDECGARFTQNHMLIYHKRCHTGERPFMCETCGKSFASKEYLKHHNRIHTGSKPFKCEVCFRTFAQRNSLYQHIKVHTGERPYCCDQCGKQFTQLNALQRHHRIHTGEKPFMCNACGRTFTDKSTLRRHTSIHDKNTPWKSFLVIVEGASKNDEGHKTELPDEDYDVSPKIPEKLLSFSENGHYQNLTAVPGSVTALHDNGSAAGTD; this is encoded by the exons atggaaagtAATGCAGTTTTGCTGGAATCCAAGTCCTCTCCTATCAACCTTCTGAATGAAATGCATCAGCTGCGTCTCCTGGGCCACCTCTGCGATGTGACTGTCAGTGTGGAGTATCAAGGTGTCAGGGCAGAGTTTGTTGCTCACAAGGCGGTATTGGCAGCAACGAGCAAATTTTTCAAGGAGGTCTTCCTCAATGAGAAGGGCATGGATGGCCCAAGGACCAACGTGTTCTTGAATGAGGTCCAGGTCGctgattttgcttcatttcttgaGTTTGTCTATACTGCTAAGGTAGAAGTGGAAGAAGACCGAGTGCAGCGTATGCTAGAAAtagctgaaaagctgaagtgCTTGGACCTCTCAGAAACCTGCTTTCAATTAAAGAAGCAGATGCTTGAATCGGTGCTGTTGGAGTTGCAAAActtctcagaatcacagaactcTGAGGAGGAGAGCACTACCCAGCCAAGCGTTCTGCTCGAGtccaaagcagctgctgtggcagaAGCTGACCAGGCAGACTGTCCTCTGGATCCTCCAGATTCCCCAGTAGACAGGCTCAGCAATGGAATGTCTCCTGAGATGCCGGCTACcaaatcaaaagagaaaatggacaaaaagaaggaaatgatgAAGCCTCCTTATGCCAAAATCAGAAGGGCAAGTGGGAGACTGGCTGGGAGGAAAGTATTTGTGGAAATCCCgaagaagaaatacacaaggcggctgagagagcagcagaagaATGCAGAGGTTGCTGTTGAAGAAAACCAATATCCTCAAGATCAGGATCCATGTGatatggagagagaggaggagcaAGCGGAGAACAACATCAAACCTGAAAGCGAAGAATGTGATGGCAACTTTGAATCAGaggaaaacctgcaaaaatCTGAAGAGGATAAAAAGAAACGAGGCAGTAACTTCAAGTGCAGCACATGCGAGAAGGAATTCCTGTATGAGAAGAGTTTTCTCAAGCACATAAAGCACAGCCACGGCATTGCAGCCGAAATCATTTATCGGTGTGAAACCTGCAGTCAGACCTTTGCCAACCGGTGCAACCTAAAAAGCCATCAGCGCCATGTCCACAGCAGCGAGCGCCACTTCCCTTGTGAGCTCTGCGGTAAGAAGTTCAAGAGGAAGAAGGACGTCAAGAGGCACATTCTCCAGGTTCATGAGGGTGGTGGGGAGCGTCATCAGTGCCAACAGTGTGGAAAGGGGTTGAGCTCCAAAACTGCCTTGAGGCTCCATGAAAGGACGCATACAGGCGACAAGCCTTATGGGTGCACAGAGTGTGAGGCTAAATTTTCTCAGCCTTCTGCACTTAAAACACACATGAG aaTCCATACTGGTGAAAAACCTTTTGTCTGTGATGAATGTGGTGCCAGGTTCACTCAGAATCACATGCTTATATATCACAAACGATGTCACACAG GGGAAAGGCCTTTTATGTGTGAAACGTGTGGGAAGAGCTTTGCCTCTAAGGAGTACTTGAAACACCATAACAGAATCCATACTGGATCCAAACCGTTCAAATGTGAAGTTTGCTTCAGAACGTTTGCACAGAGGAACTCGCTTTACCAGCATATAAAAGTTCACACAG GTGAACGACCCTATTGCTGTGACCAGTGTGGTAAGCAGTTCACACAGCTGAACGCGCTGCAGCGTCACCATCGAATACACACCGGCGAGAAGCCGTTCATGTGCAACGCCTGTGGGCGAACTTTCACTGACAAGTCCACCCTCCGACGGCACACTTCG atacacGATAAAAACACACCCTGGAAGTCCTTCCTTGTCATTGTTGAAGGAGCATCTAAGAATGATGAAGGTCACAAAACAGAGCTTCCCGATGAAGACTACGATGTGTCACCTAAAATACCGGAGAAGCTGCTGTCTTTCTCTGAAAACGGCCACTATCAAAACTTGACTGCTGTCCCGGGAAGTGTGACTGCGCTGCACGACAACGGTTCTGCCGCGGGAACGGACT GA
- the LOC140649839 gene encoding GDNF-inducible zinc finger protein 1-like isoform X1, which yields MESNAVLLESKSSPINLLNEMHQLRLLGHLCDVTVSVEYQGVRAEFVAHKAVLAATSKFFKEVFLNEKGMDGPRTNVFLNEVQVADFASFLEFVYTAKVEVEEDRVQRMLEIAEKLKCLDLSETCFQLKKQMLESVLLELQNFSESQNSEEESTTQPSVLLESKAAAVAEADQADCPLDPPDSPVDRLSNGMSPEMPATKSKEKMDKKKEMMKPPYAKIRRASGRLAGRKVFVEIPKKKYTRRLREQQKNAEVAVEENQYPQDQDPCDMEREEEQAENNIKPESEECDGNFESEENLQKSEEDKKKRGSNFKCSTCEKEFLYEKSFLKHIKHSHGIAAEIIYRCETCSQTFANRCNLKSHQRHVHSSERHFPCELCGKKFKRKKDVKRHILQVHEGGGERHQCQQCGKGLSSKTALRLHERTHTGDKPYGCTECEAKFSQPSALKTHMRIHTGEKPFVCDECGARFTQNHMLIYHKRCHTGERPFMCETCGKSFASKEYLKHHNRIHTGSKPFKCEVCFRTFAQRNSLYQHIKVHTGERPYCCDQCGKQFTQLNALQRHHRIHTGEKPFMCNACGRTFTDKSTLRRHTSIHDKNTPWKSFLVIVEGASKNDEGHKTELPDEDYDVSPKIPEKLLSFSENGHYQNLTAVPGSVTALHDNGSAAGTDCKSDGTPGPQEALIATTLSELTVLHTQTDSIQPQLHALVNME from the exons atggaaagtAATGCAGTTTTGCTGGAATCCAAGTCCTCTCCTATCAACCTTCTGAATGAAATGCATCAGCTGCGTCTCCTGGGCCACCTCTGCGATGTGACTGTCAGTGTGGAGTATCAAGGTGTCAGGGCAGAGTTTGTTGCTCACAAGGCGGTATTGGCAGCAACGAGCAAATTTTTCAAGGAGGTCTTCCTCAATGAGAAGGGCATGGATGGCCCAAGGACCAACGTGTTCTTGAATGAGGTCCAGGTCGctgattttgcttcatttcttgaGTTTGTCTATACTGCTAAGGTAGAAGTGGAAGAAGACCGAGTGCAGCGTATGCTAGAAAtagctgaaaagctgaagtgCTTGGACCTCTCAGAAACCTGCTTTCAATTAAAGAAGCAGATGCTTGAATCGGTGCTGTTGGAGTTGCAAAActtctcagaatcacagaactcTGAGGAGGAGAGCACTACCCAGCCAAGCGTTCTGCTCGAGtccaaagcagctgctgtggcagaAGCTGACCAGGCAGACTGTCCTCTGGATCCTCCAGATTCCCCAGTAGACAGGCTCAGCAATGGAATGTCTCCTGAGATGCCGGCTACcaaatcaaaagagaaaatggacaaaaagaaggaaatgatgAAGCCTCCTTATGCCAAAATCAGAAGGGCAAGTGGGAGACTGGCTGGGAGGAAAGTATTTGTGGAAATCCCgaagaagaaatacacaaggcggctgagagagcagcagaagaATGCAGAGGTTGCTGTTGAAGAAAACCAATATCCTCAAGATCAGGATCCATGTGatatggagagagaggaggagcaAGCGGAGAACAACATCAAACCTGAAAGCGAAGAATGTGATGGCAACTTTGAATCAGaggaaaacctgcaaaaatCTGAAGAGGATAAAAAGAAACGAGGCAGTAACTTCAAGTGCAGCACATGCGAGAAGGAATTCCTGTATGAGAAGAGTTTTCTCAAGCACATAAAGCACAGCCACGGCATTGCAGCCGAAATCATTTATCGGTGTGAAACCTGCAGTCAGACCTTTGCCAACCGGTGCAACCTAAAAAGCCATCAGCGCCATGTCCACAGCAGCGAGCGCCACTTCCCTTGTGAGCTCTGCGGTAAGAAGTTCAAGAGGAAGAAGGACGTCAAGAGGCACATTCTCCAGGTTCATGAGGGTGGTGGGGAGCGTCATCAGTGCCAACAGTGTGGAAAGGGGTTGAGCTCCAAAACTGCCTTGAGGCTCCATGAAAGGACGCATACAGGCGACAAGCCTTATGGGTGCACAGAGTGTGAGGCTAAATTTTCTCAGCCTTCTGCACTTAAAACACACATGAG aaTCCATACTGGTGAAAAACCTTTTGTCTGTGATGAATGTGGTGCCAGGTTCACTCAGAATCACATGCTTATATATCACAAACGATGTCACACAG GGGAAAGGCCTTTTATGTGTGAAACGTGTGGGAAGAGCTTTGCCTCTAAGGAGTACTTGAAACACCATAACAGAATCCATACTGGATCCAAACCGTTCAAATGTGAAGTTTGCTTCAGAACGTTTGCACAGAGGAACTCGCTTTACCAGCATATAAAAGTTCACACAG GTGAACGACCCTATTGCTGTGACCAGTGTGGTAAGCAGTTCACACAGCTGAACGCGCTGCAGCGTCACCATCGAATACACACCGGCGAGAAGCCGTTCATGTGCAACGCCTGTGGGCGAACTTTCACTGACAAGTCCACCCTCCGACGGCACACTTCG atacacGATAAAAACACACCCTGGAAGTCCTTCCTTGTCATTGTTGAAGGAGCATCTAAGAATGATGAAGGTCACAAAACAGAGCTTCCCGATGAAGACTACGATGTGTCACCTAAAATACCGGAGAAGCTGCTGTCTTTCTCTGAAAACGGCCACTATCAAAACTTGACTGCTGTCCCGGGAAGTGTGACTGCGCTGCACGACAACGGTTCTGCCGCGGGAACGGACTGTAAGTCAGATGGGACTCCGGGACCCCAGGAAGCCCTTATAGCTACCACTTTAAGTGAGCTGACAGTGCTGCATACGCAGACGGACTCTATTCAGCCACAGCTTCATGCTCTGGTGAATATGGAATAA
- the LOC140649839 gene encoding GDNF-inducible zinc finger protein 1-like isoform X2, with product MESNAVLLESKSSPINLLNEMHQLRLLGHLCDVTVSVEYQGVRAEFVAHKAVLAATSKFFKEVFLNEKGMDGPRTNVFLNEVQVADFASFLEFVYTAKVEVEEDRVQRMLEIAEKLKCLDLSETCFQLKKQMLESVLLELQNFSESQNSEEESTTQPSVLLESKAAAVAEADQADCPLDPPDSPVDRLSNGMSPEMPATKSKEKMDKKKEMMKPPYAKIRRASGRLAGRKVFVEIPKKKYTRRLREQQKNAEVAVEENQYPQDQDPCDMEREEEQAENNIKPESEECDGNFESEENLQKSEEDKKKRGSNFKCSTCEKEFLYEKSFLKHIKHSHGIAAEIIYRCETCSQTFANRCNLKSHQRHVHSSERHFPCELCGKKFKRKKDVKRHILQVHEGGGERHQCQQCGKGLSSKTALRLHERTHTGDKPYGCTECEAKFSQPSALKTHMRIHTGEKPFVCDECGARFTQNHMLIYHKRCHTGERPFMCETCGKSFASKEYLKHHNRIHTGSKPFKCEVCFRTFAQRNSLYQHIKVHTGERPYCCDQCGKQFTQLNALQRHHRIHTGEKPFMCNACGRTFTDKSTLRRHTSIHDKNTPWKSFLVIVEGASKNDEGHKTELPDEDYDVSPKIPEKLLSFSENGHYQNLTAVPGSVTALHDNGSAAGTDSPLKQESPSPPTRPETSHV from the exons atggaaagtAATGCAGTTTTGCTGGAATCCAAGTCCTCTCCTATCAACCTTCTGAATGAAATGCATCAGCTGCGTCTCCTGGGCCACCTCTGCGATGTGACTGTCAGTGTGGAGTATCAAGGTGTCAGGGCAGAGTTTGTTGCTCACAAGGCGGTATTGGCAGCAACGAGCAAATTTTTCAAGGAGGTCTTCCTCAATGAGAAGGGCATGGATGGCCCAAGGACCAACGTGTTCTTGAATGAGGTCCAGGTCGctgattttgcttcatttcttgaGTTTGTCTATACTGCTAAGGTAGAAGTGGAAGAAGACCGAGTGCAGCGTATGCTAGAAAtagctgaaaagctgaagtgCTTGGACCTCTCAGAAACCTGCTTTCAATTAAAGAAGCAGATGCTTGAATCGGTGCTGTTGGAGTTGCAAAActtctcagaatcacagaactcTGAGGAGGAGAGCACTACCCAGCCAAGCGTTCTGCTCGAGtccaaagcagctgctgtggcagaAGCTGACCAGGCAGACTGTCCTCTGGATCCTCCAGATTCCCCAGTAGACAGGCTCAGCAATGGAATGTCTCCTGAGATGCCGGCTACcaaatcaaaagagaaaatggacaaaaagaaggaaatgatgAAGCCTCCTTATGCCAAAATCAGAAGGGCAAGTGGGAGACTGGCTGGGAGGAAAGTATTTGTGGAAATCCCgaagaagaaatacacaaggcggctgagagagcagcagaagaATGCAGAGGTTGCTGTTGAAGAAAACCAATATCCTCAAGATCAGGATCCATGTGatatggagagagaggaggagcaAGCGGAGAACAACATCAAACCTGAAAGCGAAGAATGTGATGGCAACTTTGAATCAGaggaaaacctgcaaaaatCTGAAGAGGATAAAAAGAAACGAGGCAGTAACTTCAAGTGCAGCACATGCGAGAAGGAATTCCTGTATGAGAAGAGTTTTCTCAAGCACATAAAGCACAGCCACGGCATTGCAGCCGAAATCATTTATCGGTGTGAAACCTGCAGTCAGACCTTTGCCAACCGGTGCAACCTAAAAAGCCATCAGCGCCATGTCCACAGCAGCGAGCGCCACTTCCCTTGTGAGCTCTGCGGTAAGAAGTTCAAGAGGAAGAAGGACGTCAAGAGGCACATTCTCCAGGTTCATGAGGGTGGTGGGGAGCGTCATCAGTGCCAACAGTGTGGAAAGGGGTTGAGCTCCAAAACTGCCTTGAGGCTCCATGAAAGGACGCATACAGGCGACAAGCCTTATGGGTGCACAGAGTGTGAGGCTAAATTTTCTCAGCCTTCTGCACTTAAAACACACATGAG aaTCCATACTGGTGAAAAACCTTTTGTCTGTGATGAATGTGGTGCCAGGTTCACTCAGAATCACATGCTTATATATCACAAACGATGTCACACAG GGGAAAGGCCTTTTATGTGTGAAACGTGTGGGAAGAGCTTTGCCTCTAAGGAGTACTTGAAACACCATAACAGAATCCATACTGGATCCAAACCGTTCAAATGTGAAGTTTGCTTCAGAACGTTTGCACAGAGGAACTCGCTTTACCAGCATATAAAAGTTCACACAG GTGAACGACCCTATTGCTGTGACCAGTGTGGTAAGCAGTTCACACAGCTGAACGCGCTGCAGCGTCACCATCGAATACACACCGGCGAGAAGCCGTTCATGTGCAACGCCTGTGGGCGAACTTTCACTGACAAGTCCACCCTCCGACGGCACACTTCG atacacGATAAAAACACACCCTGGAAGTCCTTCCTTGTCATTGTTGAAGGAGCATCTAAGAATGATGAAGGTCACAAAACAGAGCTTCCCGATGAAGACTACGATGTGTCACCTAAAATACCGGAGAAGCTGCTGTCTTTCTCTGAAAACGGCCACTATCAAAACTTGACTGCTGTCCCGGGAAGTGTGACTGCGCTGCACGACAACGGTTCTGCCGCGGGAACGGACT